A genomic stretch from Edaphobacter aggregans includes:
- a CDS encoding YybH family protein — MSTKTDEQQIRALIDTWAEATRDGDLTALLHLVTEDVVFLTAGNIPMRRQDFATGFKSMIEAVNIEARSNIQEISINGDVAVCWNLLEVKITPLAGGATVKRAGNTLTVLRRGDDGRWRIWRDANMLAPA; from the coding sequence ATGAGCACCAAGACAGACGAGCAGCAGATTCGCGCCCTCATCGACACCTGGGCCGAGGCTACCCGTGACGGCGATCTCACGGCCCTCCTTCATTTAGTGACCGAAGACGTCGTCTTTCTGACGGCCGGCAATATACCGATGCGCCGCCAGGATTTCGCCACTGGCTTCAAATCCATGATCGAGGCTGTCAACATCGAAGCGCGCTCTAACATACAGGAGATCAGCATTAACGGCGATGTTGCCGTCTGCTGGAACCTGCTTGAAGTCAAAATTACGCCACTTGCTGGAGGCGCTACCGTCAAGCGCGCCGGGAACACGCTCACCGTTCTTCGCCGCGGTGACGATGGCCGGTGGCGCATCTGGCGCGACGCCAACATGCTCGCTCCCGCCTAG